A region of Homo sapiens chromosome 17, GRCh38.p14 Primary Assembly DNA encodes the following proteins:
- the SAMD14 gene encoding sterile alpha motif domain-containing protein 14 isoform 1 (isoform 1 is encoded by transcript variant 1), translating to MASSKLREPVDEVFDLDLAVPETARLDSSLHKARAQLLAKGRRHRPSRSRLRDSASSAEDGEGSDGPGGKVTDGCGSPLHRLRSPLHSGPGSPAGGSFCLDPPGLRRSLDEDEPPPSPLTRYRPLHNAASHEGLAAASCSPPRSAPSSDSSPSFVRRHPRAEPHSEDDSRDASPPEPASPTIGLDKKTRRKFLDLGVTLRRASTGKSRKEKGSNRLSMGSRESVEGSGRSGGSPFLPFSWFTDSGKGSASSGSTTSPTCSPKHEGFSPKKSASQAQLLAHAQEALSNSWCLVQDFGSTQIGMESTLSDDSTPPSSSPKIPSGPWQEAKCSYPYHTLSQSSDEFLDEPLPPVHHWTSQQVGQWLQSLNLEQYAAEFAARQVDGPQLLQLDGSKLKSLGLSNSHDRALVKRKLKEMAAAAEKERKAQEKAARQREKLRRREQEAKKS from the exons ACCTGGACTTGGCTGTGCCAGAGACGGCCAGACTGGACAGCAGTTTACACAAGGCCCGGGCCCAACTGTTGGCCAAGGGCCGGAGACACCGGCCATCCCGCTCCAGGCTTCGGGACAGTGCCAGCTCCGCGGAGGATGGTGAAGGCTCGGATGGGCCCGGAGGCAAG GTGACCGATGGCTGCGGGAGCCCCCTGCACCGGCTGCGCTCGCCTTTGCACTCAGGCCCGGGGTCCCCGGCCGGGGGCTCTTTCTGCCTGGATCCTCCGGGGTTGCGGCGCAGCCTGGACGAGGACGAGCCGCCGCCCTCGCCGCTCACACGCTACCGGCCCCTGCACAACGCTGCGTCGCACGAGGGCCTGGCCGCCGCCTCCTGCTCTCCGCCGCGCTCCGCGCCCTCCTCCGACAGCTCCCCCAGCTTCGTGCGCCGCCACCCGCGCGCAGAGCCGCACAGCGAAG ATGACAGCCGTGACGCCAGTCCTCCTGAGCCCGCCAGCCCCACCATCGGCCTCGATAAGAAGACTCGCCGAAAGTTCCTGGACCTGGG GGTCACCCTGCGCCGAGCATCCACGGGCAAGAGCCGGAAGGAGAAAGGCAGCAACCGACTGTCCATGGGCAGCAG GGAGTCAGTGGAGGGGTCCGGCAGGTCAGGGGGCTCCCCGTTCCTGCCTTTTTCCTGGTTCACGGACAGCGGCAAGGGCTCAGCATCCTCGGGTAGCACCACCTCCCCCACCTGCTCCCCTAAACACGAGGGCTTCAGCCCTAAGAAGTCAGCTTCCCAG GCCCAGCTCCTGGCTCATGCACAGGAGGCACTGAGCAACTCCTGGTGCCTAGTCCAGGACTTCGGCTCCACCCAGATAGGGATG GAATCCACTCTGAGTGATGACTCCACGCCCCCCAGCAGCAGCCCCAAGATCCCCAGTGGGCCCTGGCAGGAGGCCAAATGTTCTTACCCCTACCACACGCTGTCTCAGTCTTCAGATGAG TTCCTGGATGAACCCCTCCCCCCTGTCCACCACTGGACCAGCCAGCAGGTGGGCCAGTGGCTGCAGAGCCTCAACCTGGAACAGTATGCTGCTGAGTTTGCTGCACGGCAGGTAGACGGGCCGCAGCTGCTGCAGCTGGACGGAAGCAAACTAAAG AGCCTGGGGCTCAGCAACTCTCATGACCGGGCACTGGTGAAGCGCAAGTTGAAGGAGATGGCAGCAGCTGCCGAGAAGGAGCGCAAGGCCCAGGAGAAGGCTGCGCGGCAGCGGGAGAAGCTCCGGCGCCGAGAGCAGGAGGCCAAGAAGAGCTAG
- the SAMD14 gene encoding sterile alpha motif domain-containing protein 14 isoform 2 (isoform 2 is encoded by transcript variant 2) — MASSKLREPVDEVFDLDLAVPETARLDSSLHKARAQLLAKGRRHRPSRSRLRDSASSAEDGEGSDGPGGKVTDGCGSPLHRLRSPLHSGPGSPAGGSFCLDPPGLRRSLDEDEPPPSPLTRYRPLHNAASHEGLAAASCSPPRSAPSSDSSPSFVRRHPRAEPHSEDDSRDASPPEPASPTIGLDKKTRRKFLDLGVTLRRASTGKSRKEKGSNRLSMGSRESVEGSGRSGGSPFLPFSWFTDSGKGSASSGSTTSPTCSPKHEGFSPKKSASQESTLSDDSTPPSSSPKIPSGPWQEAKCSYPYHTLSQSSDEFLDEPLPPVHHWTSQQVGQWLQSLNLEQYAAEFAARQVDGPQLLQLDGSKLKSLGLSNSHDRALVKRKLKEMAAAAEKERKAQEKAARQREKLRRREQEAKKS; from the exons ACCTGGACTTGGCTGTGCCAGAGACGGCCAGACTGGACAGCAGTTTACACAAGGCCCGGGCCCAACTGTTGGCCAAGGGCCGGAGACACCGGCCATCCCGCTCCAGGCTTCGGGACAGTGCCAGCTCCGCGGAGGATGGTGAAGGCTCGGATGGGCCCGGAGGCAAG GTGACCGATGGCTGCGGGAGCCCCCTGCACCGGCTGCGCTCGCCTTTGCACTCAGGCCCGGGGTCCCCGGCCGGGGGCTCTTTCTGCCTGGATCCTCCGGGGTTGCGGCGCAGCCTGGACGAGGACGAGCCGCCGCCCTCGCCGCTCACACGCTACCGGCCCCTGCACAACGCTGCGTCGCACGAGGGCCTGGCCGCCGCCTCCTGCTCTCCGCCGCGCTCCGCGCCCTCCTCCGACAGCTCCCCCAGCTTCGTGCGCCGCCACCCGCGCGCAGAGCCGCACAGCGAAG ATGACAGCCGTGACGCCAGTCCTCCTGAGCCCGCCAGCCCCACCATCGGCCTCGATAAGAAGACTCGCCGAAAGTTCCTGGACCTGGG GGTCACCCTGCGCCGAGCATCCACGGGCAAGAGCCGGAAGGAGAAAGGCAGCAACCGACTGTCCATGGGCAGCAG GGAGTCAGTGGAGGGGTCCGGCAGGTCAGGGGGCTCCCCGTTCCTGCCTTTTTCCTGGTTCACGGACAGCGGCAAGGGCTCAGCATCCTCGGGTAGCACCACCTCCCCCACCTGCTCCCCTAAACACGAGGGCTTCAGCCCTAAGAAGTCAGCTTCCCAG GAATCCACTCTGAGTGATGACTCCACGCCCCCCAGCAGCAGCCCCAAGATCCCCAGTGGGCCCTGGCAGGAGGCCAAATGTTCTTACCCCTACCACACGCTGTCTCAGTCTTCAGATGAG TTCCTGGATGAACCCCTCCCCCCTGTCCACCACTGGACCAGCCAGCAGGTGGGCCAGTGGCTGCAGAGCCTCAACCTGGAACAGTATGCTGCTGAGTTTGCTGCACGGCAGGTAGACGGGCCGCAGCTGCTGCAGCTGGACGGAAGCAAACTAAAG AGCCTGGGGCTCAGCAACTCTCATGACCGGGCACTGGTGAAGCGCAAGTTGAAGGAGATGGCAGCAGCTGCCGAGAAGGAGCGCAAGGCCCAGGAGAAGGCTGCGCGGCAGCGGGAGAAGCTCCGGCGCCGAGAGCAGGAGGCCAAGAAGAGCTAG